One window from the genome of Cryobacterium sp. GrIS_2_6 encodes:
- a CDS encoding IS256 family transposase: MALNQSALLDLLGELKLTDVTDRIRVATETLYQELIDAEATAFIGAAPFERFGDRTTHRNGTRARTLSTTAGDLDLKIPKLRAGSFFPALLERRRRVDQALFAVVMEAYVHGVSTRKVDDLVKALGADTGISKSEVSRICAGLDAEVAEFRDRTLAAQDFPYVFLDATYCKARVGHRIVSQAIVVAVGVAADGRREVLGFDVGDSENEGFWTSFLRSLKTRGLDGVKLVMSDAHTGLKKAIGTVFQGAGWQRCRVHFMRNVLAVIPKGSQDMVASIIRTIFAQPDREHIEKQFLEVTTMLSRSHPKVAAMLVDAQPDLLAFAAFPRRHWRQIWSTNPLERVNKEIKRRTDVVGVFPNAAALLRLAGSVLIEQHDEWEAGERRYFSEASMLELVTMNNPIEVIDEAVILPELAAA; encoded by the coding sequence ATGGCTCTAAACCAGTCTGCCCTGCTCGACCTCCTCGGAGAACTCAAACTCACCGACGTCACCGACCGAATCCGCGTCGCGACCGAAACTCTCTACCAAGAACTCATCGACGCGGAAGCGACCGCGTTCATCGGCGCCGCCCCATTCGAACGCTTCGGCGACCGCACCACCCACCGCAACGGCACCCGAGCGCGCACCCTCAGCACGACCGCCGGGGACCTCGACCTGAAGATCCCGAAGCTGCGCGCCGGGTCCTTCTTCCCGGCCCTGCTCGAGCGTCGCCGGCGGGTGGACCAAGCCCTGTTCGCGGTCGTGATGGAGGCCTACGTCCACGGCGTCTCGACCCGGAAAGTCGACGACCTGGTCAAGGCCCTCGGCGCGGACACCGGGATCTCCAAGTCGGAAGTGTCCCGGATCTGCGCGGGCCTGGACGCTGAGGTGGCCGAGTTCCGCGACCGCACCCTCGCCGCGCAGGACTTCCCCTACGTGTTCCTCGACGCCACCTACTGCAAGGCCCGCGTCGGCCACCGGATCGTGTCCCAGGCCATCGTCGTCGCGGTCGGGGTGGCCGCTGACGGACGCCGGGAAGTCCTCGGCTTCGACGTCGGTGACAGCGAGAACGAGGGCTTCTGGACGTCGTTCCTGCGATCGCTCAAGACCCGCGGGCTCGACGGGGTCAAGCTAGTCATGTCTGACGCGCACACCGGCCTGAAGAAGGCCATCGGCACCGTGTTCCAGGGCGCCGGCTGGCAGAGATGCCGGGTGCACTTCATGCGCAACGTGCTCGCGGTGATCCCGAAGGGATCCCAGGACATGGTCGCCTCGATCATCCGCACCATCTTCGCCCAGCCCGACCGTGAGCACATCGAGAAGCAGTTCCTCGAGGTCACGACGATGCTCAGCCGCTCGCACCCGAAGGTCGCGGCGATGCTCGTCGACGCGCAACCCGACCTACTCGCCTTCGCCGCGTTCCCGCGGCGGCACTGGCGCCAGATCTGGTCCACGAACCCGCTCGAACGAGTGAACAAGGAGATCAAACGCCGCACCGACGTCGTCGGAGTGTTCCCCAACGCTGCCGCCCTGCTGCGCCTGGCCGGGTCGGTCTTGATCGAGCAGCATGACGAGTGGGAGGCCGGCGAACGACGCTACTTCTCCGAAGCATCCATGCTCGAGCTGGTTACCATGAACAACCCCATCGAGGTCATCGACGAGGCGGTGATCCTCCCCGAACTCGCCGCCGCCTAA
- a CDS encoding MarR family transcriptional regulator → MIDDSWETIDAALIRMRRLLELPRHLTDTVDLSAVLVTDTVARLKADGERTRIADIAATLTVKPSTASRLVASTEAAGFIQRTPSPDDPRSVALGLTPAGEELNATAKGSRIGFLRQAAESWDDETVTVFAALLDQFSRATAIKPTAALMSDQEE, encoded by the coding sequence ATGATCGATGATTCCTGGGAAACGATTGACGCCGCCCTGATCCGGATGCGACGCCTGCTCGAGCTGCCGCGACACCTGACAGACACGGTCGACCTGTCGGCCGTGCTGGTCACGGACACGGTTGCACGTCTCAAGGCCGATGGGGAGCGGACCCGGATCGCAGATATCGCTGCAACCCTGACAGTGAAACCGTCCACTGCGAGCAGGCTCGTGGCCTCGACCGAGGCTGCCGGCTTCATCCAACGCACACCGAGTCCCGATGACCCGAGGAGCGTCGCACTCGGCCTCACCCCGGCCGGAGAGGAACTGAACGCGACCGCCAAGGGCTCCCGAATCGGGTTCCTCCGGCAGGCCGCGGAAAGCTGGGATGACGAAACCGTGACGGTCTTTGCTGCGCTGCTCGACCAATTCTCCCGGGCGACCGCAATCAAACCGACCGCAGCCCTGATGAGCGATCAAGAAGAATGA